The Mangifera indica cultivar Alphonso chromosome 12, CATAS_Mindica_2.1, whole genome shotgun sequence DNA window TTGCAGAATTATCATGTCATCTCTTTGGAAAAAATATGAACATCAtgtatttgattcaaattgactACATTAAATTCAACAAGCATCTAACAGCTAACAGGTTGTATTATTCAACTCTAAAAAGAGTTTAAGCTAACTGCTGATATGTATATATCCTCCTAAACTTCCTCAGTAATTATAATATCAGTAAATGAAATCTACCTGATTAATGTATTCACTTTCTTTGTCTGGATGTCATACATCTTCTTTACTGCATCCTTAATCTTTTTCTTGTCAGCACggatgtcaacaataaaaaccAAGGTATTGTTGTCCTCAATCTTCTTCATTGCTGACTCAGTGGTTAGGGGATATTTCAGAATTTGGTAGTGGTCCAACTTGTTCCTTGGTGGAGCACTAATTCGAGGATACTTAGGGTTCCTATCCCTTTTCAATGTCTTTGGCCGATGGAATGTCACGGTAGTCCTGATTTTCTTAGCTTTCTTCTTAAAGGTTGGCCCAGATTTTACAGCCTTGGCAACCTTTGTGGCCTGAGACTTCGGATCATTCTTTTTTGCGCTGTCAACTGCAAAAGgtcaataattattaaagtcAGCAACCAATGAGTAAACACGGGCATAGAACCAGGAAAAATTCTGGAAGAACAGGGTAATAACAATAGCAATTTAGAAGTAGCTTCTCAAGTCTGTCATAAGTACCATACACCAAAACACGAGAGAACCAAATCtgattaacaaaacatttactCGAGAATTAATAacactaataaattttataaaccaTATCTGTCagaaaaaaacaagaaacaaagcTAAAATCCTACTGATTTCACAGACATGCTCCTAAAGTTCATGTTCTAACAAAAAATAACCAAAGCAAACTATCTACCAATATCCAAATTTAAGCAGCAATATTCCCATcacagaaaaaataaacataacaaaaaaattagagaCATTTATTGTTCCTAACGATTTCCAACGTTTTTGCACATTTCATTCATTTAGGTTCCCATTCTATCAAAACCTAGattttggaaataaaataatCAGAAGATAACTCACTAACACATCCAACAAAAAGGCAAACATtgtcatttatttatgttatttatagataaatcaataaacaaaacaccgtaataaattcaataaaagaaattacCTTTAGCAGGAGCCATTGGACTCTCCTTCTGAAGCACTACTTAccctatgaaaacaccaaaaacaaacaaaagacaAAACGGTCAGCCTACAAAACTGAATCCATCAACACTGAATCAAAAATTGACTAAAAcgaacaacaacaacaacaaaaagaagagagagaactACAACAGAAGCAGATCTATGAAAATAGTTAGAAAACAACAGCAAGAAGGCACTCTTCTAGAAGATAATAATGCGTTTGGAATCAAATGAAAGGATTttcaaaaggaaacaaaaacgttttgaattcaagttcaaaagGAAACCTTTCTGAGAGACTGAGAGAGCAAGAGCTGCTGCGGCTTCACCGAGTAGGGTTTTTGACGACGAAGCGAACCTCTATATATAGTCCAGAAATTACTAATTTGACCTGCTTTCTTCTGAACCGGGCTTTTTCACATGTTTAATTGAGGCCCAGCTAACTTATGGCCGCCATGACTAAACTCATTGTAACCAACCAACatctatgatataaataaagTCCAATGAAAATAATTCACTAACAAATACAAGCTGAAGTAACTTTAAGTGAACACTATCTCCACTCATAATCTTCAATTAATCATTCAAAGCATTAAAGCTGTTAGAAACTTAAGAATCTACTTCAAGAAAGAgcaatatacaaaaaaaaatcgAACAAAAAAAAGATATACTATAAAAATTGTTCTATtagaatatttaatataaatatcctattaaaatttttaacagaatcGATAGAGATGAACaacaaaagaattttttatttaaagtgaAAAGAGTGAGATAAGAGTTAttggatttaatttaaaaagatataaacttgtaaattatacttaaagggtaatttattattcataaaatttattttttaaaggcaTATTCGTAAACTTGTAAATTATACTTAAAagggtgtatatatatagagttaaaTCATTCATtccattttttaagttattattcataaaatttattattgaaaatgtcCCTCTACGGTAGTCGTAACAATaagtaaaatcaatattaatgttaattttattaacaaataaactaATGATAACATTTTACCTATCTTAATTTCAACCATCACCTTTGCAAAATTTCTAATTTCgttcaatttcataaatttgatattaaagcgcatatttaattaaaatgttaacaTTAAATTGAGAATAAAGTGTTATAAATTCTAAAGCCCAAAAAATCTTTTAGATAAAGTTCAACAAAACAATGTaacataacataatttttatttggagATAAACatgtcaaacaaataaacaattatcTATATGTGAAAGTTAATTTATAAAGCCTAATACACCTTTAATCAGAAATAGACTAATCACAAAGCCAAATGTAGTTATCTTATAAGGCTTTGTGTGGCCACTATTACTAATTGCATTGCTAAATATGGGGATTGTGCTGCagactttaaaaatttaacttaacaAAAATTGAGCAACATAAAGTGGAGAGGCAGGAGACAAAAGAGACTGCGGAAGGAAATGGAAATTTCAATATTCTA harbors:
- the LOC123192265 gene encoding 60S ribosomal protein L23a-like, whose translation is MAPAKVDSAKKNDPKSQATKVAKAVKSGPTFKKKAKKIRTTVTFHRPKTLKRDRNPKYPRISAPPRNKLDHYQILKYPLTTESAMKKIEDNNTLVFIVDIRADKKKIKDAVKKMYDIQTKKVNTLIRPDGTKKAYVRLTPDYDALDVANKIGII